The genomic segment GGCTGTTGGCATTAAACGGCCCTCCGTAACTTCCGAAAGCCGACAGTTCCGTCAACTTCACTTTCGCAGAGCCTTCAGCAAAAAATGAGAGGCTCTGCTCACTCGATGCGGCCGGGTGGGTAGATTTCCAATCGAAGGCCACGCTGTATTTCGTACCGGAGATGGTGTCAATTTCTTGGGAAAGCACAGATCCAGCGTTATTTCCATGTGCAAATATCAAGGACCAACTTCCGTCAGTTGCCCCATAGTCTTTATAGGGAAGAGCTTCACCCGCATTTAGCCAACCAGTCAGTCCATTCTCAAAGCTACCGTTGACAACCAAGTTATCAGCGCGCGCTGTAGACGCTAAAGATGCCGTCAGCAAACATACAAGTGCAACAATTTTCATTACTTTCCATCCCTAATTTATTGAAACCTCCTCATTAAATAAGGGTGGTTGAATAACGGCAATAGCCTGTTCGGATTCCTATGACACTGATTTATTTGCGAAATTAGAGGGGCGGCAAGGGGTATTGGGCACCAATCAGGGCCTAGAAAAATTGATCGCAGTTCGTTGGCTTCATGATTGCAGCGTCATGAAGCCAATCTGTATGTGGTGTTTGTGGTCCGCTACTCCCCCCACAAAGTGGCCCGAAATCACGAATGGGGTAAACCACCGCATTCGCCGCGCGGGGATTCCGGGTCCTGCTTGCAAGAGTTGCAAGCGCGACAACGGCGAACTGATGGGCCGCACCGAGTGCAACCGCGTGGTGAACTTTGCCTGCAATCCGCGTGTGATAGGGCAGTTGGTAGTTGAGACGATTACGGAGACGCGCAGCTACACCTTTGCGGGGTGAGGTGCTGACGGCAGGCAGTAGCAAGTTTTTACAAAGCTGACGGATCTCATAG from the Rhodoferax potami genome contains:
- a CDS encoding PEP-CTERM sorting domain-containing protein, producing MKIVALVCLLTASLASTARADNLVVNGSFENGLTGWLNAGEALPYKDYGATDGSWSLIFAHGNNAGSVLSQEIDTISGTKYSVAFDWKSTHPAASSEQSLSFFAEGSAKVKLTELSAFGSYGGPFNANSPFLHFSTTFVANSSKTNIVFSDSSASSYQADQVLDRITVSTVAAVPEPETYAMLLAGLGLMGMVARRRQAQQG